One Anopheles marshallii chromosome 3, idAnoMarsDA_429_01, whole genome shotgun sequence genomic region harbors:
- the LOC128714002 gene encoding mitotic spindle assembly checkpoint protein MAD1 — protein METRMDGEGCDETLTKYGLSSSVTMGSSRLSFENNVSFELNRKKRRISGCEGTNDTMLEGNVSADSFSSAATGYTSTLVAQSPWEMRRIKADLLEARSRITFLKKEIEHLNTEMATTQLRNQHKISSLEEELAFNGQKVADLEKHLQVLRKRDHVSKQDLTKTRNQYQQLKQTADSKQFELRQTLQKLEEKYHSDTRELNMEIRDLSTQVADLEQQLSLAQDELDTTREQNDTLQSKADAYDQTKRELENTQLRLAESESRVKTLEYEVGSYEDWRSLKKVSSERIANVNELQKDNIRMTEQLKNLQDLIKNKLLLEEQVTSLQTRLEQFEQKQAETASLEVRVKDIERELDDWRQLGKDYSPKEGFVSPMSMRSHIEQILQKDLVLTSEQSSAQAEKNHIQVRIDELQSENAKLNGRLADYKRAQEGLQSIVHRAQKKLNLVTGERDYLKQLLETYENDLTINHSVVASEGDKKQLRARIEMLEKTLTGYKDLCQKQEAELQANKVMPDISFVLTSEQYEKLRKEIDELRTENERLKRRKEELEMEVHNMTLRAEIKRTTGPQSKVLRYINSRATEDLGAEHACKLKLMAEIERLKMHIQRLQETNQDLTECLHTTDETGNITAKIKESVDLRLQLVELQSKYDQRKELYQQSSEDFRTVVNLLFGFKIDRISGSYFQLRSQYAESPDEYLNFALASDGSVLTLLESDYAASLRDLVETQFKTHNSVPVFLSSLTLELFNRTTMMVQYSGSE, from the exons ATGGAAACAAGGATGGATGGCGAAGGTTGTGATGAGACGCTAACGAAGTACGGACTGAGTTCGTCGGTCACGATGGGTTCAAGCCGCCTGAGTTTTGAAAACAATGTTTCTTTCGAATTGA ATCGCAAGAAGCGCCGCATTTCCGGATGCGAGGGGACCAACGATACGATGCTCGAAGGTAATGTCAGTGCCGATTCCTTCTCGTCTGCAGCGACCGGGTACACGTCGACTCTGGTTGCGCAGAGCCCGTGGGAAATGCGTCGTATTAAGGCGGATTTGCTGGAGGCTCGATCAAGG ATAACGTTtcttaaaaaagaaattgaacaCCTTAACACGGAGATGGCAACGACCCAGCTGCGTAACCAGCACAAGATATCTTCGTTGGAAGAAGAGCTAGCATTTAACGGGCAGAAGGTGGCCGATCTAGAGAAGCATCTGCAGGTGTTACGCAAGCGGGATCATGTCTCCAAGCAAGATCTGACTAAAACACGCAATCAGTACCAACAGTTGAAGCAAACTGCCGACAGTAAACAGTTCGAGCTGCGTCAAACATTGCAGAAACTGGAGGAAAAGTATCATTCCGACACGCGGGAGCTCAATATGGAAATTCGCGATCTTTCCACCCAGGTCGCCGATCTCGAGCAACAGCTGTCGCTGGCACAGGACGAGCTCGACACGACGCGAGAACAAAACGACACGCTGCAGAGCAAAGCGGACGCGTACGATCAAACAAAGCGCGAGCTGGAAAATACCCAGCTCCGTTTGGCAGAGTCGGAATCACGCGTTAAAACGCTCGAATATGAGGTCGGCAGCTACGAGGACTGGAGAAGCCTTAAGAAGGTGTCCTCGGAACGGATAGCGAACGTGAACGAGCTGCAGAAAGACAACATCCGGATGACGGAACAGTTGAAAAACTTGCAGGATTTGATCAAAAACAAGCTGCTGCTCGAGGAACAGGTGACCAGCTTGCAGACCCGCCTAGAACAGTTCGAACAAAAGCAGGCCGAAACTGCTTCTCTGGAGGTGCGTGTGAAAGACATCGAGCGGGAGCTTGACGACTGGAGGCAGCTTGGGAAAGATTACTCGCCCAAGGAGGGATTTGTGAGCCCGATGTCGATGCGCAGCCACATCGAGCAGATACTCCAGAAGGATTTGGTGCTGACGAGCGAACAATCCTCGGCCCAGGCGGAGAAGAACCACATTCAGGTCCGCATCGACGAGCTGCAGTCGGAGAACGCGAAGCTTAACGGACGTTTGGCAGACTACAAACGGGCCCAGGAAGGTTTGCAAAGCATTGTGCATCGGGCGCAGAAGAAGCTGAATCTGGTTACCGGCGAGAGGGACTATCTGAAGCAGTTGCTCGAAACCTACGAGAATGATCTAACCA TTAACCACTCCGTCGTAGCCAGTGAGGGTGACAAGAAGCAATTGAGGGCCCGAATTGAAATGCTGGAAAAGACGTTAACCGGGTACAAGGACCTCTGCCAAAAGCAGGAAGCAGAACTTCAAGCCAACAAAGTGATGCCCGATATCA GTTTTGTGCTGACATCCGAGCAGTACGAGAAGCTGCGCAAAGAAATCGATGAACTTCGGACGGAAAATGAACGGCTGAAGCGCCGGAAGGAAGAGCTCGAGATGGAGGTCCACAACATGACACTCCGGGCGGAGATTAAGCGTACGACCGGACCACAATCGAAGGTGCTCCGGTACATCAACAGTCGGGCGACAGAAGATTTGGGTGCCGAGCATGCCTGCAAGCTGAAACTGATGGCCGAAATCGAGCGGCTCAAGATGCACATACAGCGGCTCCAGGAGACGAACCAAGACTTGACCGAGTGTCTGCACACCACGGACGAAACGGGCAACATTACGGCGAAGATAAAGGAATCGGTCGATTTGCGGCTGCAGCTGGTTGAACTACAGTCCAAGTACGACCAACGGAAGGAGCTGTACCAGCAGTCGTCGGAAGATTTCCGCACGGTGGTGAACCTGCTGTTCGGTTTCAAGATCGACCGGATCAGCGGTAGCTACTTCCAGCTGCGTAGCCAGTACGCTGAAAGTCCGGACGAGTATCTAAACTTTGCGCTCGCGTCGGACGGCAGTGTGCTGACGCTGCTCGAATCGGATTATGCCGCATCGTTACGCGATCTGGTCGAAACGCAgttcaaaacacacaactcgGTGCCGGTGTTTCTCAGCTCGCTGACGCTCGAGCTGTTTAACCGAACCACCATGATGGTTCAATACAGCGGATCGGAGTAA
- the LOC128710759 gene encoding gamma-1-syntrophin: protein MKINASKMATPIEEKVDQNLKTRTGMVMISDGKSKPELARLHLSMEMITIQKQDTTTPAPTPTNATHPPIESKERMVQITRQKVGGLGLSIKGGAEHKLPILISRIYKDQAADATGQLFVGDAIIKVNGEYITACPHDDAVNILRNAGDIVVLTVKHYRAATPFLQKQLSRETPESDNDATCAELKADENWKSVNSSRPVSISSEPDNRWIDLVSVPLMMAYVTRYIYGTDKLRPNAFEVRGLNGTTTGIIHCDDLAILSQWLKYITDNVVGLTSLQMKLFNRNFPVGERIEYMGWVNEGVINNHISWQSYKPRFLVLKGTEVMLFDSPPLNVTGLTKANVAYKVYQTMFRVVKESETVDSRQHCFLLQSSGHEPRYLSVETRQELLRIENSWNAAIVTSVIKLGRKTFAVSHHGKTGGLTLDWQAGFSLTEGADAAVIWQYKFSQLRGSSDDGKSKLKLHFQDHETRTIETKELECHVLQSLLFCMHAFLTAKVASVDPTFLSSIQQA, encoded by the exons ATGAAGATCAACGCGTCCAAGATGGCGACCCCGATCGAAGAGAAAGTTGATCAGAATCTGAAG ACCCGCACCGGGATGGTTATGATAAGCGATGGCAAAAGCAAACCAGAGCTTGCCCGGCTGCATCTATCGATGGAGATGATCACGATCCAGAAACAGGACACGACCACACCCGCTCCAACACCCACGAACGCAACACATCCGCCTATTGAGTCTAAG GAACGCATGGTGCAGATCACGCGCCAGAAAGTGGGAGGCCTTGGACTGAGCATAAAGGGTGGCGCCGAGCACAAACTGCCGATACTGATATCACGCATCTACAAAGACCAGGCGGCCGACGCAACAGGTCAGCTGTTCGTTGGGGATGCCATCATCAAG GTGAACGGTGAATACATTACAGCCTGTCCACATGACGACGCGGTCAACATTCTCCGGAATGCTGGCGATATCGTGGTCCTCACTGTGAAGCATTACCGTGCCGCTACGCCGTTCCTGCAAAAACAAT TAAGCCGAGAAACGCCCGAATCGGACAATGATGCGACGTGCGCCGAGCTGAAGGCGGATGAAAATTGGAAATCGGTCAACAGTAGCCGACCGGTGTCCATCAGTTCCGAGCCGGACAATCGATGGATCGACTTGGTATCGG TGCCCCTAATGATGGCGTACGTCACGAGGTACATCTATGGCACGGACAAACTGCGACCGAATGCGTTCGAGGTGCGAGGACTGAACGGGACCACTACCGGCATTATACACTGCGACGATCTAGCCATACTCAGCCAGTGGCTAAAGTACATCACCGACAACGTGGTCGGGTTGACAAGCCTGCAG ATGAAGCTGTTCAACCGAAATTTCCCCGTCGGCGAACGGATCGAGTACATGGGCTGGGTGAATGAGGGCGTCATCAACAATCACATCTCCTGGCAGAGCTACAAGCCGCGCTTTCTGGTGCTGAAGGGTACCGAGGTGATGCTGTTCGACTCGCCCCCCCTCAACGTGACCGGCCTGACGAAGGCGAACGTGGCCTACAAGGTGTACCAGACGATGTTCCGCGTGGTGAAGGAGTCGGAAACGGTGGACTCCCGGCAGCATTGCTTCCTGCTCCAAAGCTCCGGTCACGAGCCGCGCTACCTGAGTGTGGAGACGCGCCAGGAACTGCTGCGGATTGAGAACAGCTGGAACGCGGCGATCGTTACGAGCGTTATCAAGCTTGGT CGCAAAACGTTCGCCGTGTCCCATCACGGCAAAACGGGCGGACTAACGCTAGACTGGCAGGCCGGATTTTCGCTAACCGAGGGTGCGGATGCGGCCGTTATCTGGCAGTACAAGTTCTCGCAACTGCGCGGCTCCAGCGATGATGGCAAATCGAAGCTAAAGCTGCACTTCCAGGACCACGAAACGCGCACCATCGAAACGAAG GAGCTCGAGTGTCATGTGCTGCAAAGTTTGCTGTTCTGCATGCATGCCTTTCTGACGGCGAAAGTTGCTTCCGTCGATCCCACCTTCCTGAGCTCGATCCAGCAAGCCTAG